The Gemmatimonadales bacterium genomic interval CATCGTGCCCTACGACCTGACCGTCAACGTGGCCAACGCGGCCGCGGCCAAGGCGCTGGGAGACACCTCCGGTTCGCTGCTCGAGGCCAAGTTCCAGATCCGTACGTACGTCAAATCTTCGAGTCCGGAGGGAGAGGCCAGTGGCACCTAACGCTCTGCTCAGGTTCGCCCTGCTCGGCGCGCTGACGCTCGGCGGCTGCTCCCGTGGGCAGCAGGGCGACGACACGGCTGCCCAGGGCCGGTCGACTCTCGCCGCCACCACCGCGGTGAGCGTCCACCAGCCGGACAGCTCCAAGGCCCCGGCCGCGCCGGCTTCCTCGCCGGTCCCGGATTCGATCGCCCGAATGGCCGACGCCGAAGCGATGATGGCCGACTCGGCCCAGAAGGCGCGCGAGATCGAGGTGATGCGGGAGACCTTCGCCTACGCCGGAGGCACCCGTGACCCGTTCAACTCGCTGCTGATCGTCGACAAGAACGGCCCCGAGGTCGCCGACTGCGACCTGGTGGGCGTCTATCTGGATCTCCGCACGCCGTCGAACAGTATGGTGGTGCTGCGGGAGAAGGTCTCCGCCAAGCGGCACAAGCTGCGGGTGGGTGACCAGTTGAGCCGGGCGCGGCTGGTGCAGATCCGGCCCCGGGATGCTGTGTTCATGATTCAGGACTTCGGATTCGAGCGCCAGGAAACTCTCTCGCTGCGCAAGCAGGAGGTCGAGACACCATGACGGGCATGTATCGCTTCGGGCTCATCGCCACGGTGGCTTTCGCCGCGGTCTCTCCGCTCCGGGCAGACGAGCCCGCCAACGGCGAGGTCACGGCCGTGAGCCTCGCGCCGGCCGCCGGCAAGGCCGAGGTGGTGATCGGGATTCATGGCGCCGTCCAGGTGCGCGACTTCATGCTCACCGATCCCGACCGCCTCGTGCTGGATGTGGTAGGGGCGCGGCTCAATCAGACGGCTGCGGCACTCTACGACGGGGTCACGCGCGGCGGGGTGCGCAACCTTCGCTATTCCCAGTTCCGGCCGGACGTCGTCCGGATCGTGCTCGAGCTGGACGGGGCCAAGACCTACAAGATCGACCGCAGCGCCGAAGCCATCCGGGTGAACTTCGGCCCCGCGCCGTCGTTCCAGGCCTGGACTTCGGAGGACGAGGGCGCGGCCCTGGCAACTGACGAAGCTCCGGCCCCGGCCCCCGCGGCGGCGGCGCCCACCCGTAAGCCCGAGGTTCGGGTGAACAGCGCCCCGATCCTCACCCGCGCCGAGGAGCCACGGATCACGGTCAACTGGGATCGGGCGAGCATCGCCGACGTGGTCTCCGGGTTCGCCGCCTTCAGCGGGCGCACCATCATCCTGGGCAAGGACATCAAGGGCGAGGTCAACGCCGAAATCAAGAATCAGCCCTGGCCCCAGGCGTTCCAGGCCATCCTGGCCACGCAGGGCCTCTCGGCCCAGGAGATGGCCGGCGGCATCATCCGGGTCGACTCGCCCACGGCGCTGGCGGCGCTCGACTCGCTCGAGCCGCTCGAGACCAGCATCGTTCGGATCAACTATGCCCAGGCCAGCTCGCTGTCCAAGACGGTGGAGAGCATCCTCACCAAGAACCGGGGCCGCGTCGTCGCGGATACCGGCTCCAACGCGCTGATCCTGACCGACACCCGGAGCCGCATCGCCAGCATCAGCGACTTCGTGCGGGGGCTCGATGTACGCACCCCGCAGCTCTCCATCCAGGCCAAGATCATCTTCGTCGATCGCACCGACGTCGAGCAGCTCGGCCTCCGGTACGACCTGGGCAACCGCAACCAGTTCTTCAACAAGCTGGTGCAGCATCCCGACCCGTTCAATCCGACCAAGCTGCTCGACCGGAACATCAACGTCATCGATCTGGGCGGCAACTCGGTCTCGGCCATCGGCAATGCCGACGCCACCATCACCGCGTCCGCACTCGACCTGGTCTTCTCCACCAGCATCGGCGGCTTCTCTCTGACCAGCTTCCTGAGCGCGTTGGAGAAGAGCGAGCTGGCCGACATCCAGGCCGAGCCGGTCATCTCCACCCTGGACAACCGTCAGGCGGACATCCTCGTTGGTGAGGAGACACCGGTTCGCGTCATCGACGCGTCGGCCGGTACCGGCGGCAACGCCCGCGCCAACGTGCAGTTCAAGGAGACCGGTATCCGGCTCACCGTCACGCCGCACGTGACCAACAACCGCCAGGTTCTGATGCAGCTACACACCGAGCGGTCGGCCATCCAGCCGCTCGCGGCGGCGGACCTCGGCTTCATCTTCCAGAAGCAGAAGGCCGACAACCAGCTCCTGGTCGAGGACGGCGAGACGGCGGTTATCGGCGGCCTCACGGTCACCACGGTCACCAAGAACCGGTCCGGGATCCCGCTGCTGAGTGGGCTGCCCATCATCGGGAAGCTCTTCTCCTTCTCCGATGAGCAGGAAAACCGGCGCGACCTCATTATCTTGGTCACACCCCGGATCACCGACGACGGCGTCTCGGAGCAGTAACCGCGCGGCGCGGCCGCTCCAGCACCACGACGGGAACGAGCCCGGCGCAGGCCGGGCTCGTTCGTTTTCCTCCATCCCCCGGGCGCGAAGCGAGGCCCGCGTGAGCTTCCGATTCTCCACCGCCGGCGAATCCCACGGCAGGGGGTTGATCGCCCTGGTCGAGGGGCTGCCCGCGGGCCTGCCGGTGTCGGCCGAGTGGGTCGATCGCGACCTGCTCCGGCGGATGCAGGGCTACGGTCGCGGGGCCCGGATGAAGATCGAGCGCGACCACGTCGAGTGGATCGCGGGCGTTCGCGCGGGGGAAACGCTCGGCTCGCCGGTGGCGATGCTCATCCCGAACCGGGATTGGGGAAACTGGCAGGATGTCATGGCCCACGAAGCCACGGCTGAGCCGGGCGAGCTCCGCCGCCGCCGGGTGACCCGCCCCCGGCCTGGCCACGCGGACCTGGTCGGGGTGCTCAAATACGACCGGGTCGATGCCCGCGACATCCTGGAGCGTGCCAGCGCCCGGGAGACGACCGCCCGGGTGGCGGCCGGGGCCCTCGCCCGCAGGCTGCTGGACGAGTTCGGGGTCGAAATCGGCAGTCACGTCGTCTCCCTGGGAGGCATCACGGCCACTCCGCCGGCCGAGTTGCCGGTGCCGCTCAACGAGGCGGCGGACCGATCCGAAGTCCGGGTGCTCGACCCCGCGGTCGAGGCCGCAATCATCGCCCGGATCGACCAGGCCAAGAAGGCGGGCGACACCCTCGGCGGGGAGGTCGAGGTCATCGCCCGCGGCGTGGTGGTCGGGCTCGGCAGTCACGTGAGCTGGGACCGGAAGCTGGATGGCCGGCTGGCCGCCATGCTGATGTCCATCCCGGCGGTGAAGGCGGTGGAGGTCGGGATGGGCGTCGAGGCGGCCCGGCGCCCTGGATCCGAGGTCCACGATCCGATCGATCCCTCGGGCCATGCTCCGCCTCGTGGTGGCGATGCCCGGGGTGGCTTTCGCCGCCGCTCCAACAATGCCGGCGGCCTGGAGGGCGGGATCACCACCGGAGAGCCCGTCGTCCTTCGGGTGGCCATGAAGCCGATCTCCACCCTCATGTCGCCGCTCCCTACCGTGGATCTCACCTCCGGCCAGCCGGCCAGTGCCCAGAGCGAGCGCTCGGACGTGACCGCCGTGCCGGCGATGGGCGTCATCGCCGAGGCGCTGGTGGCCGTCGTGCTGGCCGACGCCATGCTGGAGAAGTTCGGAGGAGACTCGCTGGCCGAGATGCGGCGCAATTTCGCCGGGTACGTCGGCGCGCTGGGGTCGCGCTGGGCGGCCCTGCGTGAAGCGGTGGAGGGCTGATGTCCCGTCACCTGATACTGGTCGGGCTTCCCGGGAGCGGGAAGAGCACCGTCGGCAAGCTGGTGGCCGATGGTCTGAACGCGCCCCTGATCGACGTCGACAGCCTGCTGATCCGGGAGATGGGCATGCCGGTGGCCCAGATCTTCGGGATGGTCGGAGAGCCGAGGTTCCGCAAGATGGAGCACGACGCGGTGCTGGCGGCACTCCATGCCTCGCCCGCGGTGGTGGTGCCCGGGGCCGGGTGGGCGGCGCAGCCGGGGCAGCTCGAGCAAGCCCGGCGGGTTGCTACCATTATCTATCTCAAGTGTACCGCCACCGTGGCCTCCCGGCGGAGCGGGCAGAGCGAGGCTCGGCCGCTGCTCGAGGGGGGCGATCCGCTGGAACGGATGCGGGAGCTGCTCAAGGTCCGGGAACCGTTCTACCGTCTCGCCGATTATGAGGTCGCGGCGGAGAGCGGTGCCCCGGCCACGGTGGCCGAAGGGGTGATCCGCGTGGCGACGGGCTCCGCGGGGTGGTCCCGGGCAATCCTCTCCAAGTAATTGCCACTAATAGTGTTACATTGCTATCACGGGGCCCCGGCCCGGTCTGGGCGGTTGCCAAGGCCGGGCCGGACGGATTTCTTGCTACTCCCGTGGTTGACCTTTCGATGACCCCAGTGGCTACAGTGGAGACATGGCGACAAGACCGAAGCGAACCGTAAAACCCGCTAAGAAGGCCAAGCCCGCGGCAGCGAAGCCGGCGGCAACGAAGCCGGCGGCAGCGAAGCCGGCCGAAGCGAAAGCCCCGGCGGCGAAGTCCGCGGCGGTCAAGCCGGCGGCCCGCAAGCCGAAGGCCGGGACCCCCCGGGGCAGTGCCCGGGGGGAGGGGAGCGCGTTGGTAATAGTCGAGTCGCCCACCAAGGCCAAGACGATCGGGAAGTACCTGGGCGCGGGTTACGACGTGAAGGCCACCGTGGGGCACCTGAGAGACCTGCCCACCCGCGAGCTCGGGGTGGACGTGGAGCGCGGGTTCGAGCCGAAGTACGTCACCATCAAGGGGAAGACCAAGACCCTATCGGAGCTCAAGAAGGCCGCCAAGGGCGCGTCCACTATCTATCTGGCCACCGACCCCGACCGGGAGGGCGAGGCCATCGCCTGGCACGTGGCCGACCAGCTCAAGTCCACCGTGCCGACCCACCGGGTGCTGTTTCACGAGATCACCAAGGACGCAATCCAGGAAGCGATGCGCGCCCCCGGCGAGATCGACGACCGCAAGGTGAACGCCCAGCAGGCGCGCCGAATCCTCGACCGGCTGGTGGGCTACAAGGCGAGCCCGATCCTCTGGCGCAGCATCAAGACGGGACTGTCCGCCGGGCGGGTCCAGACGGTGGCGCTCCGGCTCATCGTCGAGCGGGAGCGCGCCATCCGCGCCTTCACTCCGCAGGAGTACTGGAGCATCGAGGCGCTCTGCGCCAAGGGCGGCCAGACCTTCGAGGCGGCACTCGCCAAAGTCGGCGGCCACAAGCCGCAGCTGCATTCGGCGGCGGACGCCCAGGCGGTGGTGGATGTGGTGCGGCCGATGCCGTTCGTGGTCACCAAGGTCGAGAAGCGCCACAGGAAGAAGAACCCCGCGGCCCCCTTCACCACCAGCACGCTGCAGCAGGAGGCGGCCAAGAAGCTGGGCTTCTCCTCCCGGCGCACTATGCGGGCGGCGCAGGACCTGTACGAGGGCATGGACGTCGGCGAGGACGGGCCGGTCGGTCTCGTCACCTACATGCGGACCGACTCCGTGCGGGTCTCCGACGCGGCCATCGCCTCGGTGCGGGACTTCATCGGGCGCAGCTACGCCAAGCCATATCTGCCCGAGTCACCCAACTCGTACAGCTCCAAGAAGAACGCCCGGGTACAGGACGCCCACGAGGCCGTCCGTCCGACCGACGTGAACCGCCGGCCGGAGCAGGTCCAGCGCTACCTGGAGCCCGACCAGTTCCGGCTCTACCAGCTCATCTGGCAGCGCTTCGTGGCCTCGCAGATGACGCCGGCGGTCTACGACATGACTATCGTGGACTTCGATCTGGGCCAGTACCTCTTCCGGGCGACCGGATCGGTGCTGGTGTTCGACGGATATCACGTGCTGTACACCGAGGGCCGGGAGAAAGAGGAGGGCAAGACGATGGACGATCTGCCCCCCATCCCGCAGCTCGCCGTGGGCGACCGGGTCGAGGTGCGGGAGATCACGCCGTCGCAACACTTTACCGAGCCACCCCCGCGGTTCTCCGAGGCCAGCCTGGTGAAGGAGCTGGAGCGGCTCGGCATCGGCCGGCCTTCGACCTACAGCGCCATCATCTCGACGCTATCAGCCCGGGAGTACGTGAAGGTGGAGCAGCGGCGCTTCTTCCCCACCGAGCTGGGTGAGCTGGTGGAGAAGATCATGGTCGGCAAGTTCCCCGGCATCTTCAACGTCGAGTTCACCTCCGAGATGGAGACCGAGCTGGACCGGATCGAGGACGGGGAGCTCCTCTGGCAGGGCGTGCTGACCGACTTCTACAGTCCGTTCAGCAAGGCGCTCGAGGCCGTGGACTTGAACGCGCTGGTGGCCGACGCGCACGGGCTGGTGCCGGAAGAGCTGGCCAAGGAGCGCTGCCCCAAGTGCGGCTCCCCGATCGAGCTCAAGACCGGCCGGTTCGGACCTTACCTGGCCTGCGTCAAGTACAAGGACACCTGCGACTACGTGAAGTCGCTCCGGAAGGGGCGGGCCCCCGACCGGCCGACCGACGAGAAGTGTCATCTGTGCGGCTCGCCGATGGTCATCAAGACCGGGCGGTTCGGCGAGTTTCTGGCGTGCACCACCTATCCCGCATGCAAGGGAACCCGGGCCATCCCGCTCGGGATCAAGTGCCCCAAGTGCCTCGAGGGCGACCTTGCCGAGCGCCGCACCAAGCGGGGCAAGTCATTCTGGGGCTGCGTGCGTTACCCCGCGTGCGACTTCTCGACCTGGAATAAGCCGGTCCCGGACACCTGCGCCGAATGCGGCTGGGTGGGCATGGAGAAGAAGTTCAGCAAGACCGAGGGCGAGAGCCGGACCTGCCTCAAGTGCGGCAACAAGATCATCATCGCCGAGCCCGAGGAGGTGGCGCTGGCGTGAGCGCCGCCGTCGCCACCGTCGTCGGCGGAGGGCTCGCCGGCTCGGAGGCGGCCTGGGCGCTGGCCGAGCGTGGCGTCCGGGTCACGCTCTACGAGATGCGGCCGGTGGTCCCCACGCCGGCTCACCACACCGACCGGCTGGCCGAGCTGGTCTGCAGCAACTCCTTCAAGTCCGTCGACCTCACCAACGCGCATGGCCTGCTCAAGGCCGAGCTGCGGGCGCTCGGCAGTCTGCTGCTGCCGTGCGCCGATGAGGCGCGGGTGCCGGGAGGGACGGCGCTCGCGGTCGATCGGGAGGTCTTCTCCCGATCGGTGCACGATCGGGTGACCGCTCATCCCGCCATCACCGTGCTGCGCGAGGAGGTGACGTCGCTGCCGTCGCCCGGTGTCGTGGCCACCGGTCCGCTCACCTCGGAGCGCTTGAGCGCCGCGCTGGCTCTACGGCTCGGCTCGGCGGCGCTGGCCTTCTACGACGCGATCGCTCCGGTGGTGGCGGACGACTCGCTGGATCACGACCGGCTCTACCCGCTCTCCCGCTACGGCAAGGGCGAGGGAGACGACTACCTCAACGCCCCGATGGATGCGCCGGCATACGACCGATTCATCGACGCGCTGCTCGAGGCCGACCAGCACCAGGGGCACGACTTCGATGCGGTCCCCTATTTCGAGGGGTGTCTGCCGGTGGAGGAGATGGCGCGGCGCGGCCGGGAAACGCTCCGCTTCGGTCCGATGAAGCCGGTGGGTCTGCCGGATCCGCGCACCGGACGCGAGCCCCACGCGGTGGTGCAGCTGCGCCGGGAGGATCGGGCCGGCCAGATGTGGAATCTGGTGGGCTTCCAGACCCGGCTCAGGATTCCGGAGCAGCAGCGGGTGTTCCGGATGATCCCGGGGCTGGAGTCGGCGGAGTACCTCCGGTTCGGCAGCATCCATCGGAACTCCTATGTCAACAGTCCGGCCAGCCTGGGGCCCGCGCTCACCGCCTGCGACGACGATGCCCTCTTCTTCGCCGGCCAGCTCACCGGGGTGGAGGGCTATACCGAGTCGCTCGGCACCGGGCTCCTGGCGGGCATCAACCTGGCCCGGCGGCTCTCCGGGAGCCCCGCGGCCGTGCCGCCGCCGACCACCATGCTGGGCGGCCTCTATCGCTACCTGCGCGAGGCCGATCCACGGCACTTCCAGCCGATGAACGCCAACTTCGGCCTGCTCGATCCGCTGCCCGGCAAGGTGAAGAAGGAGCGCAAGAAGGACCTGCTGGTGGAGCGGGCGCAGGCGGACTTCGCGGCCTGGCAGAGGACGTTGTGACGCACCCCCTACACCCCCACATCGCCGAGTTCCTCACCTATCTCGACAAGCAGCGCGGCCAGTCCCCCCACACGGTCAAGGCCTACCGCCGCGACCTCGAGGCGTTCACCAGCTTCTGCGACCGGCATTACGCCGGCTCCTGGACCTGGAGCACCGTCGACCGGCTCGGGCTCCGCGGCTTCCTGGGCGAGCTGCAGCGGCAGGGGCTGGCCAAGCGCAGCGCGGCGCGCGCGCTGTCGGCGGTACGGAGCTTCTACCGCTTCCTCCAGGAAAACCACGGCGTTTCCAACGGGGTGGCCCGCGCCGGAAAGGTGCCGAAGCTGGACAAGCGGCTGCCGGCCTACCTGGACCGGGAGCAGACCGGCCGCCTCTTCGAGTGGGCCGAAGCGCGCGCGGCCGGAGACGAATTCGGCCCCACCCGCGATCTGGCGATCCTGGAGCTGTTCTACTCGACCGGCATCCGCCTCTCCGAGCTGAACGGCATGAACCTGGAGGACCTCGATCTCCTCTCCGATCAGGCCAAGGTCCGCGGCAAGGGGCGGAAGGAGCGCATCGTGCCGGTCGGCTCGCGGGCGGTGTCGGCGCTCCGCCGCTATCTTAACCACCGGGAAGCCGCGGCAGCCCGGCCGGGCAGCGACCGCCGGGCGGTGTTCCTGAGCGCACGGGGCAAACGGCTGGCGCCGCGCGGCATACAGCGGCTGATGCACGCGATGTTCGACGCGGTGGGAGGGGACGGACTCCGGGTCCACTCGCTGCGGCACACCTTCGCCACCCACATGCTCGATGCCGGCGCCGATCTTCGGTCGGTGCAGGAGCTGCTGGGCCACGCATCGCTCAGCACCACGCAGGTATACACGCACACCAGCGTCGAGCGCCTCAAGAAGGTGTACAACCAGGCGCATCCGCGGGCGTAAGGGGAAGGTGGGGCAGGGTGAGGCAGGGTAGGCAGGGTGGGGCAGGGGAATGGAGCGTGGGGAGACGACGGCTCCGTGCGGAATCACAAGGAGGAGTTCGGCGTGACGCAGTTCCACGGTACCACCATTCTCGCTGTCCGCAGGGACGGCCGCGTCGCGCTCGGCGGCGACGGCCAGGTCAGCATCGGCGACACGGTGATGAAGGCCAAGTCGACCAAGGTGCGGACCCTGAAGGGCGGCAAGGTGTTGGCGGGCTTCGCCGGGTCGGTGGCCGATGCGCTCACCCTGTACGAGAAGTTCGAGGAGAAGCTGGATCGCTACCCCGCCAACCTCCCCCGGGCCGCCGTCGAGCTGGCCAAGGACTGGCGGAGCGACCGCGTGCTCCGGCGGCTGGAAGCGCTACTGGTGGTGGCCGATCTGGAGCACGCCTTCCTGCTGAGCGGCTCCGGGGAGCTGATCGAGCCCGACGACGGTATCGTGGCCGTCGGCTCGGGCGGGAACTACGCCCTGGCCGCCGCGCGGGCGCTGCTTCCGGTCGGCGGGCTCAGCGCCCGCGACGTGGTGCAGCGCTCGCTCGAGATCGCGGCCGACATCTGCGTCTTCACCAACCGGCACATCACCATTCTGGAGCTGCCGGGCGAGAAGTGATATGACCGACCTTGCCACCGACGTGTCCGTGCCCGAGACCGGCGAGCCCGCAGCGCCGCTCCCCTGGCTGGAGGAGATGCCGCCCCGGCAGATCGTGGCGGAGCTGGATCGCTACATCGTGGGACAGGAGGCCGCCAAGAAGGCGGTCGCCATCGCGGTGCGGAACCGCTGGCGGCGGGCCCAGGCGCCCGACGACATCCGGGACGAGATCACCCCGTACAACATCATCATGATCGGCCCCACCGGCGTGGGAAAGACCGAGGTCGCCCGCCGGCTGGCCCGTTTGAGCGGGGCCCCCTTCATCAAGGTCGAGGCGTCGAAGTTCACCGAGGTGGGGTACGTCGGCCGGGACGCGGAATCGATGGTGCGGGACCTGGTGGATTCCGCCATCAACATGGTGCGGACCGAGCGGGAAGACGAGGTCTATCCCCAGGCGGAGCGGCGGGCGGATGAGCGGCTGCTCGATCTGCTGCTCCCGGCCGCACCGCCGCCCATGAAGCCCGACGGCGGTGGCGCGGCCGTGAGCCCTGTGTTCGTGGTCGGCTCCAGTGGCCAGGCCCGCCCCGAGCGCGCCGCCACGGCCGAGGAGGAGCGGCGGCAGCGCTCCCGCGAGAAGCTGCGCGAGATGCTGGCCGACGGCCGGCTGGACGACCGCGAGGTGGAGATCGAGGTGGTGCCCCAGAACTTCCCCATGATGGACCTGATCCAGCCGCCCCAGGGGATGGAGGGCCCGGACATCAACTTCACCGAGATGCTCCAGGAGATGTTGCCCAAGCGGAAGAAGCGGCGCACGGTGAAGGTGCCCGAGGCCCGGCGGGTGATGATCGACGAGGAGCTCAAGAAGCTGGTCGATATGGACGACGTCGTGAACGAGGCGCTCGACCGGGTGGAGAACCACGGGATCATCTTCATCGACGAGATCGACAAGATCGCGGGCGACCGGGGCCAGGCCGGCGGGCCGGACGTGTCGCGCGAGGGGGTGCAGCGCGATCTCCTGCCGATCGTGGAGGGCTCCACCGTACAGACCCGCTACGGCTACGTCCGGAGCGACCACATCCTGTTCATCGCCGCCGGGGCGTTCCACGTGTCCAAGCCCTCGGATCTCATCCCCGAGCTGCAGGGCCGCTTCCCCATCCGGGTGGAGCTGCTGCCGCTCACCGAGCAGGACTTCATCCGGATCATGACCGAGCCGGAGAACGCCCTCACCCGCCAGTACCAGGCGCTGGTGGCGGCGGAAGGCGCGGAGCTCGCGTTCACCTCGGACGGGATCGCGGAAGTGGCCCGCGTGGCGTTCATGGCCAACGACCGGATGGAAAACATCGGCGCGCGGCGCCTCCACACGGTGATGTCGGCGCTGATGGAGGAGGTGCTGTTCGAGCTGCCGGACTATCCGGACAAGAAGATCGTGTTCGACGCGGAGACGGTGCGGGAGCGGCTGGCGAAGATCATCAACGACGACGACCTCAGGCGGTATATCCTCTAGCGGCAAGCGGTTCCACGACATATAGTAGCAAACACCAGAACCAGCCGGTTTCAGGGTAGGGGGAGTTTCCCACTCCCCACCGAGGCCTCACGTGGGTGCCACCGTGATGGACCAGGTTGATCGCCTGCGGGCCGCGCTCGCGGACCGTTATGAGCTCGATCGGGAGATCGGGTCCGGGGGCATGGCCCATGTTTACCTTGCCCACGACCGGCAGCACGACCGCGACGTGGCGATCAAGGTCCTCCGGCCCGAGCTCGCCGCGGCGATCGGCAGTGAGCGGTTCCTCCGTGAGATCCACATCGCGGCCCACCTCCAGCACCCCCACATCCTCCCGCTCTACGACTCGGGCACGGCCGATGGGCTGCTCTACTACGTCATGCCCTACGTCACGGGGGAGACCCTGCGGCAACGAATCAGGCGGGAGAAGCAGCTCCCGCTGGCGGACGCTCTCCAGATCACGCGGGAAGTCGCCGAGGCGCTGAGCTGTGCCCACGCCCAAGGTGTGGTCCACCGCGACATTAAGCCGGCCAACATTCTGCTGAGCGGAGCGCACGCGCTGGTCGCGGATTTCGGGATCGGAAAGGTCATCTCGGAAGCGGATGAGGATGCCCTGACGGCGACCGGGATGGCGATCGGCACGCCGGAGTACATGAGTCCGGAGCAGGGGAGCGGCGATCACGGCGTGGACGCCCGCAGCGACATCTACTCTCTCGGTTGCGTGCTCTACGAGATGTTGGCGGGAGAGCCCCCCTTCAACGGCAGGACGGCGCAAACTATCCTCGCCCGCCACCGGCACGATACCCCGGCGCCACTGCGAACCGTCAGACCGACCGTGTCACCGGAGCTGGAAGCTGTCGTGGCGACCGCACTGGCTAAGGTCCCGGCCGACCGTTTCACCAACGCGCTGAGGCTGACCGAGGCGCTGAATGCGACGACCGGCACGAGACCCGTATCTGAAC includes:
- the hslV gene encoding ATP-dependent protease subunit HslV; this translates as MRNHKEEFGVTQFHGTTILAVRRDGRVALGGDGQVSIGDTVMKAKSTKVRTLKGGKVLAGFAGSVADALTLYEKFEEKLDRYPANLPRAAVELAKDWRSDRVLRRLEALLVVADLEHAFLLSGSGELIEPDDGIVAVGSGGNYALAAARALLPVGGLSARDVVQRSLEIAADICVFTNRHITILELPGEK
- the topA gene encoding type I DNA topoisomerase, with amino-acid sequence MATRPKRTVKPAKKAKPAAAKPAATKPAAAKPAEAKAPAAKSAAVKPAARKPKAGTPRGSARGEGSALVIVESPTKAKTIGKYLGAGYDVKATVGHLRDLPTRELGVDVERGFEPKYVTIKGKTKTLSELKKAAKGASTIYLATDPDREGEAIAWHVADQLKSTVPTHRVLFHEITKDAIQEAMRAPGEIDDRKVNAQQARRILDRLVGYKASPILWRSIKTGLSAGRVQTVALRLIVERERAIRAFTPQEYWSIEALCAKGGQTFEAALAKVGGHKPQLHSAADAQAVVDVVRPMPFVVTKVEKRHRKKNPAAPFTTSTLQQEAAKKLGFSSRRTMRAAQDLYEGMDVGEDGPVGLVTYMRTDSVRVSDAAIASVRDFIGRSYAKPYLPESPNSYSSKKNARVQDAHEAVRPTDVNRRPEQVQRYLEPDQFRLYQLIWQRFVASQMTPAVYDMTIVDFDLGQYLFRATGSVLVFDGYHVLYTEGREKEEGKTMDDLPPIPQLAVGDRVEVREITPSQHFTEPPPRFSEASLVKELERLGIGRPSTYSAIISTLSAREYVKVEQRRFFPTELGELVEKIMVGKFPGIFNVEFTSEMETELDRIEDGELLWQGVLTDFYSPFSKALEAVDLNALVADAHGLVPEELAKERCPKCGSPIELKTGRFGPYLACVKYKDTCDYVKSLRKGRAPDRPTDEKCHLCGSPMVIKTGRFGEFLACTTYPACKGTRAIPLGIKCPKCLEGDLAERRTKRGKSFWGCVRYPACDFSTWNKPVPDTCAECGWVGMEKKFSKTEGESRTCLKCGNKIIIAEPEEVALA
- a CDS encoding shikimate kinase, which codes for MSRHLILVGLPGSGKSTVGKLVADGLNAPLIDVDSLLIREMGMPVAQIFGMVGEPRFRKMEHDAVLAALHASPAVVVPGAGWAAQPGQLEQARRVATIIYLKCTATVASRRSGQSEARPLLEGGDPLERMRELLKVREPFYRLADYEVAAESGAPATVAEGVIRVATGSAGWSRAILSK
- a CDS encoding AMIN domain-containing protein, whose amino-acid sequence is MTGMYRFGLIATVAFAAVSPLRADEPANGEVTAVSLAPAAGKAEVVIGIHGAVQVRDFMLTDPDRLVLDVVGARLNQTAAALYDGVTRGGVRNLRYSQFRPDVVRIVLELDGAKTYKIDRSAEAIRVNFGPAPSFQAWTSEDEGAALATDEAPAPAPAAAAPTRKPEVRVNSAPILTRAEEPRITVNWDRASIADVVSGFAAFSGRTIILGKDIKGEVNAEIKNQPWPQAFQAILATQGLSAQEMAGGIIRVDSPTALAALDSLEPLETSIVRINYAQASSLSKTVESILTKNRGRVVADTGSNALILTDTRSRIASISDFVRGLDVRTPQLSIQAKIIFVDRTDVEQLGLRYDLGNRNQFFNKLVQHPDPFNPTKLLDRNINVIDLGGNSVSAIGNADATITASALDLVFSTSIGGFSLTSFLSALEKSELADIQAEPVISTLDNRQADILVGEETPVRVIDASAGTGGNARANVQFKETGIRLTVTPHVTNNRQVLMQLHTERSAIQPLAAADLGFIFQKQKADNQLLVEDGETAVIGGLTVTTVTKNRSGIPLLSGLPIIGKLFSFSDEQENRRDLIILVTPRITDDGVSEQ
- the hslU gene encoding ATP-dependent protease ATPase subunit HslU, producing the protein MTDLATDVSVPETGEPAAPLPWLEEMPPRQIVAELDRYIVGQEAAKKAVAIAVRNRWRRAQAPDDIRDEITPYNIIMIGPTGVGKTEVARRLARLSGAPFIKVEASKFTEVGYVGRDAESMVRDLVDSAINMVRTEREDEVYPQAERRADERLLDLLLPAAPPPMKPDGGGAAVSPVFVVGSSGQARPERAATAEEERRQRSREKLREMLADGRLDDREVEIEVVPQNFPMMDLIQPPQGMEGPDINFTEMLQEMLPKRKKRRTVKVPEARRVMIDEELKKLVDMDDVVNEALDRVENHGIIFIDEIDKIAGDRGQAGGPDVSREGVQRDLLPIVEGSTVQTRYGYVRSDHILFIAAGAFHVSKPSDLIPELQGRFPIRVELLPLTEQDFIRIMTEPENALTRQYQALVAAEGAELAFTSDGIAEVARVAFMANDRMENIGARRLHTVMSALMEEVLFELPDYPDKKIVFDAETVRERLAKIINDDDLRRYIL
- the aroC gene encoding chorismate synthase, with protein sequence MSFRFSTAGESHGRGLIALVEGLPAGLPVSAEWVDRDLLRRMQGYGRGARMKIERDHVEWIAGVRAGETLGSPVAMLIPNRDWGNWQDVMAHEATAEPGELRRRRVTRPRPGHADLVGVLKYDRVDARDILERASARETTARVAAGALARRLLDEFGVEIGSHVVSLGGITATPPAELPVPLNEAADRSEVRVLDPAVEAAIIARIDQAKKAGDTLGGEVEVIARGVVVGLGSHVSWDRKLDGRLAAMLMSIPAVKAVEVGMGVEAARRPGSEVHDPIDPSGHAPPRGGDARGGFRRRSNNAGGLEGGITTGEPVVLRVAMKPISTLMSPLPTVDLTSGQPASAQSERSDVTAVPAMGVIAEALVAVVLADAMLEKFGGDSLAEMRRNFAGYVGALGSRWAALREAVEG
- the trmFO gene encoding methylenetetrahydrofolate--tRNA-(uracil(54)-C(5))-methyltransferase (FADH(2)-oxidizing) TrmFO → MSAAVATVVGGGLAGSEAAWALAERGVRVTLYEMRPVVPTPAHHTDRLAELVCSNSFKSVDLTNAHGLLKAELRALGSLLLPCADEARVPGGTALAVDREVFSRSVHDRVTAHPAITVLREEVTSLPSPGVVATGPLTSERLSAALALRLGSAALAFYDAIAPVVADDSLDHDRLYPLSRYGKGEGDDYLNAPMDAPAYDRFIDALLEADQHQGHDFDAVPYFEGCLPVEEMARRGRETLRFGPMKPVGLPDPRTGREPHAVVQLRREDRAGQMWNLVGFQTRLRIPEQQRVFRMIPGLESAEYLRFGSIHRNSYVNSPASLGPALTACDDDALFFAGQLTGVEGYTESLGTGLLAGINLARRLSGSPAAVPPPTTMLGGLYRYLREADPRHFQPMNANFGLLDPLPGKVKKERKKDLLVERAQADFAAWQRTL